A genome region from bacterium includes the following:
- a CDS encoding ABC transporter substrate-binding protein, which translates to MAILTAVLTTSAVAAGAPAGPTPGGTLTFGIRQEPSTTDPHASANGVSQRVLAHLYDGLVYQTPDGAYHPWLATKWTVSPDGKTYTLTLRAGVKFHDGTPFNASAVKTSLDRIIDPATRSTSAISAIGPYASSEVVDASTIRVHLKEPYSPFINALSQPWLGMVSPTAVKSWGRDFAQHPVGTGPFKFVEMVPQDHITLVRNPDYAWPPSAGKAHSGPAYLERVVIRTVPEDSTRLATLQNGETNLIEPLPEQNVAQVQGDTNLYVLKQMEMGAGRVVLLNTQRAPTNDVRVRRAIEFGVDTATLVKTLFYGQHMVGRSPVSPVMPGYDKSLERIYTYDPAKARQLLEEAGWRPGPGGVRVKDGQPLRMSLFIIPNIGAEPTAEYLQSQLRQVGIDLEIRALARAAWYEGINRGDHNLTLAFFIWPDPDILRTLYYSTNIPFNWFHYNNPDVDRMLLEASRLTDMRARIGLYRRVMRKVMDDALPLTLYYENNILAARRTLQGVKFDAVGYPLFYDAYVTR; encoded by the coding sequence TTGGCGATCTTGACGGCCGTTCTGACGACGTCGGCGGTGGCGGCCGGGGCGCCGGCCGGGCCCACGCCCGGCGGCACGTTAACGTTCGGGATTCGCCAGGAGCCAAGCACGACCGATCCCCACGCCTCCGCCAACGGGGTGTCGCAGCGGGTGCTGGCGCATCTGTACGACGGCCTCGTGTACCAGACCCCGGACGGTGCGTACCATCCGTGGCTGGCCACGAAGTGGACCGTCAGCCCAGACGGAAAAACCTACACGCTGACCCTCCGCGCCGGGGTGAAGTTCCACGACGGCACGCCGTTCAACGCGAGTGCGGTGAAGACAAGCCTCGATCGCATCATCGATCCCGCGACGCGGTCCACGTCCGCCATCTCCGCGATCGGCCCCTACGCATCGAGCGAGGTCGTCGACGCGTCCACGATTCGCGTGCACCTCAAGGAACCGTACAGCCCGTTCATCAACGCGCTGAGCCAGCCGTGGTTGGGCATGGTCTCGCCGACGGCGGTCAAGAGCTGGGGCCGGGACTTCGCCCAGCATCCGGTCGGCACGGGACCGTTCAAGTTCGTCGAGATGGTCCCCCAAGACCACATCACGCTGGTCCGCAACCCCGACTACGCGTGGCCGCCGTCGGCCGGGAAAGCCCACTCCGGCCCGGCGTACCTGGAGCGCGTCGTCATCCGCACGGTCCCGGAGGATTCGACGCGGCTGGCGACCCTCCAGAACGGAGAAACGAATCTGATCGAGCCGTTGCCCGAGCAAAACGTAGCGCAGGTCCAGGGTGACACAAACCTGTACGTCCTCAAGCAGATGGAGATGGGCGCAGGCCGCGTCGTGCTCTTGAACACCCAACGCGCCCCGACGAACGACGTGCGGGTGCGCCGGGCGATCGAATTTGGGGTCGACACCGCGACACTGGTCAAGACGCTATTTTACGGACAGCACATGGTGGGGCGGTCGCCGGTATCGCCCGTTATGCCCGGCTATGACAAGAGTTTGGAGCGCATCTACACGTACGATCCGGCGAAAGCCCGGCAGCTTCTGGAGGAGGCGGGATGGCGCCCCGGCCCGGGCGGCGTCCGGGTCAAAGATGGACAGCCGCTGCGGATGAGCCTTTTCATCATTCCCAACATCGGCGCGGAGCCGACGGCAGAATACCTTCAGTCGCAGCTCCGGCAGGTGGGCATCGACCTAGAGATCCGGGCGCTCGCCCGCGCCGCCTGGTACGAGGGGATCAACCGGGGAGACCACAACCTCACGCTGGCGTTCTTCATCTGGCCTGATCCGGACATCCTGCGCACACTCTATTACTCCACCAACATCCCGTTCAACTGGTTCCACTACAACAACCCGGACGTCGACCGGATGCTGCTTGAGGCCAGCCGGCTCACCGACATGCGGGCGCGGATCGGCCTGTACCGGCGGGTCATGCGCAAGGTTATGGACGATGCCCTTCCCCTCACCCTCTATTACGAGAACAACATCCTCGCGGCACGGCGCACGCTGCAGGGCGTCAAGTTCGACGCGGTCGGGTACCCCTTGTTCTATGACGCGTACGTCACACGGTAG
- a CDS encoding IclR family transcriptional regulator, with translation MIRNSSGVQAVERALAILRLFTAQRPELDLAEVSRRVGLPKSTCHRLIRTLALAGFILEGDGYGRYRLGLAAAQLGDAATSLLRPSEAVRAQMRDLNVKFEETIGLTRLHGGKVLVLDRVESPLPFRMDYGVGALLPVHSTASGKVLLALSEHRDELLPTLRLEPFTPHTITDHARLRAELQRVRRDGYAVDRQESYLGLVCLAVPVQDPVNGVVAALGISGPAARLGPKRFPQLAAALARSASRIAPHLAGTPAAIVARRRLKIG, from the coding sequence ATGATACGGAATTCTTCCGGAGTGCAGGCCGTCGAGCGGGCGCTCGCCATTCTGCGCCTCTTTACAGCCCAGCGCCCCGAATTGGATCTTGCCGAGGTCAGCCGGCGGGTCGGGCTACCGAAGAGCACGTGCCACCGGCTGATCCGGACGCTCGCCCTCGCCGGCTTCATTCTCGAAGGCGACGGCTACGGCCGGTACCGGCTCGGCCTCGCCGCGGCGCAGCTCGGCGACGCGGCCACGTCACTGCTGCGTCCGAGCGAGGCCGTGCGCGCGCAGATGCGGGACCTGAACGTCAAATTCGAAGAGACGATCGGCCTGACGAGGCTGCACGGGGGGAAAGTCCTCGTCCTCGACCGGGTGGAGTCGCCGCTGCCGTTCCGGATGGACTACGGCGTCGGCGCGCTCCTCCCGGTGCACAGCACGGCGTCCGGCAAAGTGCTGCTGGCGCTGAGCGAGCATCGGGACGAACTGCTGCCGACGCTGCGCCTCGAGCCGTTCACGCCGCACACGATCACCGATCATGCGCGGCTGCGCGCAGAACTCCAGCGAGTGCGCCGGGACGGCTACGCGGTGGACCGCCAGGAATCTTATCTCGGGTTGGTCTGCCTCGCCGTGCCCGTGCAGGACCCGGTGAACGGTGTCGTCGCCGCGCTCGGCATCTCCGGGCCCGCGGCTCGTCTCGGACCGAAGCGCTTTCCGCAGTTGGCGGCCGCGCTCGCGCGCAGCGCGAGCCGGATCGCGCCGCATCTCGCGGGAACGCCGGCGGCCATCGTGGCCAGGCGCAGGCTGAAGATCGGGTAG
- a CDS encoding ABC transporter permease — MTAYAAKRVLSVVPVLVGITAFVFLMLHLVPGDPVILLLGEGGVASPQAMNALRHELGLTDPLPLQFVRYTRDVSRGNWGRSIRFNRPVLALLIENGRYTIELAAAALTIAVVAGLPLGILAAVQRTRWGDSAAMFVSLVGVSMPSFWLGAMLIFAFSLHFKWFPAIGQGGLNRLVLPGIALAFAPMASLARLVRSSLLEILGEDYVRTARAKGMAERAVILRHALRNALIPVVTFFGLETGRLLGGAFVVETVFSRIGLGRTIVNAILNKDFPVVQGAVLFVAVLYVAVNLVVDLSYAVLDPRVRFE, encoded by the coding sequence ATGACGGCGTACGCCGCGAAGCGGGTGCTGTCCGTCGTGCCGGTGCTCGTCGGGATCACGGCATTCGTGTTCCTGATGCTGCACCTCGTGCCTGGAGATCCCGTGATTCTGCTGCTCGGAGAAGGCGGCGTCGCCTCCCCCCAGGCGATGAACGCGCTGCGCCATGAGCTCGGGCTGACCGATCCCCTCCCGCTGCAGTTCGTCCGCTACACGCGCGACGTCTCGCGCGGAAACTGGGGCCGGTCGATTCGTTTCAACCGGCCGGTGCTCGCGCTGCTGATCGAGAACGGACGGTACACGATCGAGCTCGCCGCCGCCGCGCTCACGATCGCCGTCGTCGCGGGCCTGCCACTCGGGATCCTCGCCGCGGTCCAGCGCACGCGGTGGGGAGACAGCGCGGCAATGTTCGTCTCGCTCGTGGGCGTGTCGATGCCCAGCTTCTGGCTTGGAGCAATGTTGATCTTCGCCTTCTCCTTGCATTTCAAGTGGTTTCCGGCGATCGGCCAGGGAGGGCTGAACCGGCTCGTGCTGCCGGGTATCGCGCTCGCGTTCGCGCCCATGGCCAGCCTCGCGCGTCTCGTCCGGAGCAGCCTACTCGAAATCCTGGGCGAAGACTACGTCCGCACGGCGCGGGCCAAGGGCATGGCCGAACGCGCCGTCATCCTGCGGCACGCGCTTCGCAACGCCTTGATCCCGGTCGTCACGTTCTTCGGCCTAGAGACGGGGCGCCTGCTCGGCGGCGCATTTGTGGTCGAGACGGTCTTTTCGCGGATCGGGCTGGGGCGGACGATCGTCAACGCCATTCTGAACAAGGACTTCCCGGTGGTCCAGGGCGCGGTGCTGTTCGTCGCGGTGCTGTACGTCGCCGTCAATCTGGTCGTCGACCTTTCGTACGCTGTGCTCGACCCGCGCGTCCGATTCGAGTGA